A region of Rhizobium grahamii DNA encodes the following proteins:
- a CDS encoding CAP domain-containing protein — MTSFILSRRGLLRVSGLALVAGVASCATAPQKPSTPSDGEDQTAAALPLVNQLRAKNGLPPLSIDPAATAAALFQAKRMASAGKMKHVMGIADGFGPRVKASGVRLPAAENIAAGQQSVPAVVTAWINSPHHLENMLGRYNGIGVAVAHNPASRNVPYWAMVLST, encoded by the coding sequence ATGACCTCTTTCATTCTCTCACGTCGCGGTCTGCTACGCGTCTCCGGGCTTGCGCTTGTCGCAGGCGTTGCAAGCTGCGCGACCGCGCCGCAAAAGCCCTCGACGCCTTCCGATGGCGAGGACCAGACGGCTGCTGCCTTGCCGCTCGTCAACCAGTTGCGCGCCAAGAATGGCCTGCCTCCGCTCTCGATCGACCCGGCAGCCACGGCTGCCGCCTTGTTCCAGGCCAAGCGTATGGCATCGGCGGGCAAGATGAAGCATGTGATGGGCATCGCCGATGGTTTCGGGCCGCGCGTCAAGGCGAGTGGCGTCCGGCTGCCTGCCGCCGAGAATATCGCCGCCGGTCAACAGTCGGTCCCGGCCGTTGTGACCGCTTGGATCAACTCCCCGCATCATCTGGAAAACATGCTCGGCAGGTATAACGGCATCGGCGTTGCCGTTGCGCACAATCCGGCTTCCAGAAACGTGCCTTACTGGGCAATGGTACTGTCGACCTGA
- a CDS encoding DUF6460 domain-containing protein, which yields MSDQVNKFLGDSLGRTLVKLLVVSLIVGFIMAVFGWAPLDFVYGVRNFILEVWHRGFSALGRVGDYLLLGATVVIPIFLVIRLFSYRR from the coding sequence ATGTCCGATCAGGTGAACAAGTTTCTCGGCGACTCGCTCGGCCGTACGTTGGTCAAGCTTTTGGTGGTGTCGCTGATCGTCGGCTTCATCATGGCCGTCTTCGGTTGGGCACCGCTCGATTTCGTCTACGGCGTCCGCAATTTCATTCTGGAAGTCTGGCATCGCGGCTTCTCCGCACTCGGCCGCGTCGGCGACTACCTGCTGCTCGGCGCCACCGTCGTGATCCCGATCTTCCTCGTCATCCGTCTCTTCAGCTATCGCCGGTAA